A window of the Candidatus Poribacteria bacterium genome harbors these coding sequences:
- a CDS encoding selenium-binding protein has product MLQQWKPDPTFYPSPKMAIEAPTEELAYVAAPRDDGKPDTMCVVDLNEASGTYGQIINKLELGVRDEIHHFGWNACSAALCPYAPHPYVERRYLVVPALRGSHIYILDVKEDPKSPKLIKTLTADEVEERSGYTRPHTVHCGPEGIYISALASAGSEEGPGGIFLMDHYNFNILGQWEVERGSQSLSYDFWWHLGYDIAVTSEWGYPAMIENGVSLEDLGARKFGHKIHIWDIRHRKNIQTLDLGDDYQMILELRPAHDPTKAYGFVNAVLNMNDLSSSIWTWYKDGDDWGIQKIIDIPAQAPENPDDLPPALKDIGMIPPLVTDHILSLDDRFLYVSCWGTGELLQYDVSDPFNPKHTGTVEIGGITKSHPHPAAGPVSGGPQMVELSRDGKRLYFTNSLYVAWDNQFYPDGANGWMVKADINPDGGLELDPNFFVGFGDSRAHQIRLQGGDSSSDTFCYS; this is encoded by the coding sequence TTGTTACAACAGTGGAAACCTGATCCGACTTTTTACCCATCACCCAAAATGGCGATTGAGGCACCCACGGAAGAACTCGCTTATGTCGCTGCACCGCGGGACGATGGTAAACCCGATACTATGTGCGTTGTTGATCTCAACGAGGCATCTGGTACCTATGGTCAGATTATCAATAAATTAGAGCTCGGCGTTCGGGACGAGATCCACCACTTTGGCTGGAACGCATGTAGTGCAGCACTCTGTCCCTACGCGCCACACCCTTATGTAGAACGCCGCTATCTCGTCGTGCCAGCACTACGGGGTTCTCATATCTATATCCTTGATGTGAAAGAGGATCCGAAGTCCCCGAAACTCATTAAGACTTTGACAGCTGACGAAGTTGAAGAACGATCTGGATATACGCGTCCGCATACGGTACATTGTGGACCCGAAGGTATCTATATTAGTGCTCTCGCTTCGGCAGGCTCTGAAGAGGGACCCGGCGGCATCTTCCTCATGGATCACTACAACTTCAATATCCTTGGACAATGGGAAGTTGAACGCGGCTCCCAATCCCTCTCTTACGATTTCTGGTGGCACTTGGGGTATGACATCGCTGTTACCAGTGAGTGGGGATATCCGGCAATGATTGAAAATGGTGTGAGCCTTGAAGATTTAGGCGCACGCAAGTTCGGACATAAAATCCATATCTGGGATATTCGACACCGTAAGAACATCCAAACCTTGGATTTAGGCGACGACTACCAGATGATCTTGGAACTGCGTCCTGCGCACGATCCAACCAAAGCTTATGGGTTTGTCAATGCCGTGTTGAATATGAATGACCTCTCCAGCTCGATCTGGACCTGGTATAAAGATGGCGACGATTGGGGCATTCAAAAGATTATTGATATTCCCGCACAAGCCCCTGAAAATCCTGATGATTTACCGCCAGCCTTAAAGGATATCGGAATGATTCCGCCACTGGTTACGGATCATATCCTTTCGTTGGACGATCGGTTCCTGTATGTCTCTTGTTGGGGCACCGGGGAGTTATTGCAATACGATGTCTCTGATCCGTTCAACCCGAAGCATACCGGCACCGTCGAAATAGGGGGTATTACAAAATCTCATCCGCATCCGGCAGCTGGACCTGTCAGCGGCGGACCACAGATGGTTGAGTTGAGTCGCGATGGCAAACGCCTCTATTTCACGAATTCGCTTTACGTCGCCTGGGACAATCAGTTCTACCCAGATGGCGCAAATGGATGGATGGTAAAGGCGGATATAAACCCCGACGGCGGCCTTGAATTAGATCCTAACTTCTTTGTAGGTTTCGGCGATAGTCGCGCCCATCAGATTCGCTTGCAAGGTGGCGATAGCTCATCTGATACCTTCTGTTATTCGTAA
- a CDS encoding DUF362 domain-containing protein, which produces MDTKDTKVGLAKTGRRRANVFEALDNIREVLTPKVREQVLLKPNFLSSTNQLASSHPDAIRGALDFLLSTPQPPKEVIIAEGANEKFSGEAFQIFGYEALQAEYDLPIRLVDLHQETEWVKTKVFLAERNENTVRMPKIVLDCPCTISVAIAKTHDAGIVTLAMKNMIMGTLHKEDRIKMHGYHSHADRVLPREAQTLNINLLRLSRYLKPDIAIVDGTVGLQGNGPGGTDSVPLGVAIASDDVFAADAVTTKAMGFEPLEIGLFHYANEMGYGVADLSKIDVVGPAVETVATSFKPHETAELQFQWQETNPAEYLAAD; this is translated from the coding sequence ATGGATACGAAGGATACAAAAGTTGGGCTTGCCAAAACCGGTAGGCGACGCGCTAACGTTTTTGAGGCACTCGACAATATACGTGAAGTGCTTACACCGAAAGTCCGTGAACAGGTGCTGTTGAAACCGAATTTTCTCTCCAGTACAAATCAATTGGCTTCGTCGCACCCAGATGCGATACGCGGCGCACTTGATTTCCTACTGAGTACCCCGCAACCCCCGAAAGAGGTGATTATCGCCGAAGGTGCTAATGAGAAATTTTCGGGTGAGGCGTTCCAGATTTTCGGCTATGAAGCACTCCAAGCCGAGTATGATCTCCCAATCCGACTCGTGGATTTACATCAAGAGACCGAGTGGGTAAAAACGAAGGTGTTTCTTGCTGAGCGCAATGAAAATACCGTCCGGATGCCGAAAATCGTACTGGATTGCCCCTGCACAATCTCTGTCGCTATCGCTAAAACGCATGATGCGGGTATTGTGACACTTGCTATGAAGAATATGATTATGGGTACCTTGCACAAGGAAGATCGGATTAAAATGCACGGCTACCACAGTCATGCAGATCGTGTGCTTCCGCGCGAAGCACAGACGCTGAATATCAACCTCCTTCGCCTCTCACGCTACCTTAAGCCTGATATTGCTATCGTTGATGGCACCGTTGGGCTACAAGGCAATGGACCCGGCGGCACCGATTCTGTTCCACTTGGTGTCGCAATTGCGAGTGATGATGTGTTCGCAGCGGACGCTGTCACAACGAAGGCAATGGGGTTTGAACCATTAGAGATTGGACTCTTTCATTACGCTAATGAAATGGGATACGGCGTTGCGGATTTGAGCAAAATTGATGTCGTTGGACCTGCAGTTGAAACGGTCGCGACATCTTTTAAGCCCCATGAAACCGCTGAACTTCAGTTCCAGTGGCAGGAAACGAATCCTGCAGAATATCTCGCTGCAGACTAA
- the murQ gene encoding N-acetylmuramic acid 6-phosphate etherase: MQSTTEQRNPNSTEIDLKSISEIVQIFHEEDRKAVAAVAAESDAISDAIDLCVTAFRAGGRLFYIGAGTSGRLGVLDASECPPTFSTPSEMVQGIIAGGDVALRRSVEGEEDRPERGAQAIRERQLTPQDVLVGIASSGRTPYVIGALKEAHAIGATTIFLCCVQPPEQLKKWVTHFVAPIVGPEIITGSTRLKAGTATKLVLNMLTTVSMIKLGKVYDNLMIDVHASNTKLVERSIRIVQAVTGVDAAVAEATLVQAGGRAKLAIVMLAEGVNSTDADILLERHAGFLRKIVDKEH; encoded by the coding sequence ATGCAATCTACAACAGAGCAGCGGAACCCGAATTCTACCGAAATTGACCTGAAATCAATTTCAGAAATCGTCCAGATTTTCCATGAAGAGGACCGAAAAGCAGTTGCAGCAGTTGCAGCAGAGTCCGACGCAATTTCAGATGCAATTGATTTGTGTGTTACTGCGTTTCGCGCCGGTGGCAGGCTATTCTATATCGGTGCAGGCACGAGTGGTAGACTTGGGGTCTTAGATGCTTCTGAATGCCCACCGACCTTTAGCACACCTTCTGAGATGGTACAAGGGATTATTGCGGGTGGTGATGTCGCCCTGCGTCGCTCTGTGGAAGGCGAAGAAGACAGACCTGAACGTGGCGCACAAGCTATCAGGGAACGTCAACTCACACCGCAAGATGTACTCGTCGGAATTGCAAGTAGTGGACGCACACCTTATGTCATCGGGGCTTTGAAGGAGGCTCACGCTATCGGCGCAACGACGATATTTTTGTGCTGTGTTCAACCGCCTGAGCAACTTAAAAAGTGGGTGACGCATTTCGTTGCACCGATTGTCGGTCCCGAAATCATTACAGGTTCGACGCGTTTGAAAGCAGGGACAGCCACAAAACTCGTCTTGAACATGCTGACGACGGTTTCTATGATAAAGTTAGGCAAAGTCTACGACAATCTGATGATAGATGTCCACGCTTCTAATACCAAGTTAGTTGAACGGAGTATACGGATCGTCCAAGCTGTCACTGGCGTTGATGCTGCGGTAGCTGAAGCGACGTTAGTACAGGCAGGTGGCCGGGCGAAGTTGGCTATTGTAATGCTTGCAGAAGGGGTGAATTCTACAGACGCAGACATCCTATTAGAAAGGCACGCTGGATTTCTCAGAAAAATTGTTGATAAAGAACACTAA
- a CDS encoding ATPase, with protein MSRALEVAYWRIMYIIGIDGGGTKTVGILATETGQCLAEVQAGPANYHVVGETETQAVLENLIEELCEKASVSRTSPIRFCLGMAGLGRPADQEVIGRICDDLGIQDNRILTHDAHIALVGGTEKQEGVIIISGTGAIAYGINAHGKEARASGWGYLIGDEGSGYDIAIRGLRAVARAADGRDAPTELTDRILNRLELNEPSELIRWVHAASRDAIAHLAEIVFDAARAEDGVAGRIIDGAADELVCAARRVIEQLGLGKSFDIVLSGGNLVQQPMFVDRIRQQFAEIQPEAAVRLPKHEPTYGAVLLAQMKL; from the coding sequence TTGTCAAGGGCTTTAGAGGTAGCATATTGGCGTATCATGTACATCATCGGAATTGATGGCGGTGGAACAAAAACCGTTGGCATCCTGGCGACGGAAACAGGACAATGTCTCGCAGAGGTTCAAGCGGGACCTGCAAACTATCACGTGGTTGGTGAAACAGAGACCCAGGCAGTTCTGGAAAACCTTATTGAAGAGCTTTGCGAGAAAGCCAGTGTTTCAAGAACAAGTCCGATTCGGTTTTGTTTGGGTATGGCAGGCTTAGGACGCCCTGCAGATCAAGAAGTCATTGGGCGAATCTGTGATGATCTCGGCATCCAAGACAATCGGATACTCACGCATGATGCACACATTGCTCTCGTTGGGGGAACTGAGAAGCAGGAAGGCGTAATTATTATCTCTGGGACGGGTGCTATCGCTTATGGCATCAATGCTCATGGCAAAGAAGCACGCGCAAGTGGGTGGGGGTATCTCATCGGTGATGAAGGCAGTGGTTACGACATTGCTATAAGAGGGCTTCGGGCTGTTGCTCGTGCTGCTGATGGTAGAGACGCACCAACCGAACTCACAGACCGAATCCTCAATAGGCTTGAACTGAATGAGCCGAGTGAGTTGATTCGTTGGGTACACGCTGCAAGTCGAGATGCTATAGCCCACTTGGCAGAAATTGTGTTTGACGCTGCCCGAGCAGAGGATGGCGTTGCAGGACGGATTATTGACGGTGCTGCAGATGAACTCGTTTGTGCTGCACGACGTGTAATTGAACAATTAGGACTCGGAAAGTCGTTTGATATTGTTCTCAGTGGCGGTAATCTCGTTCAGCAACCGATGTTTGTTGATAGGATCCGCCAACAGTTTGCGGAGATTCAACCAGAGGCAGCGGTGCGACTTCCAAAGCATGAACCTACTTACGGGGCAGTGTTATTGGCACAAATGAAGTTATAG
- a CDS encoding YCF48-related protein: MQKKNYLTLIMLCGSLVYFGCSEDGAQFEWQQIESGTDTHLYGVHFVDAKRGWAVGTAGTVLSTTDGGTTWQSSSISKDALTQVNFTTPNNGWLVSIGQVHYTASGGATWNVQHQIRSQSRPPGILDIHFVSKTEGWAVGGKGTVLWTENGGGRWENIQDLSDKHLWGVHFVDPERGWIVGEEGEVLHTQDGGKRWVRQTSHAEQPLFSVYFTDVSRGWIVGTNGLILHTANGGRTWLRQKSPINENLRDVAFHDATSGWAVGEKGLILRTEDSGKTWHRYPSPARHNLQDIYLRKNTGWIVGAKGTVLRSY; the protein is encoded by the coding sequence ATGCAGAAAAAGAACTACCTCACACTGATTATGCTTTGTGGAAGCCTCGTGTACTTCGGTTGCTCCGAAGATGGCGCGCAATTCGAGTGGCAGCAGATTGAGAGCGGTACAGACACCCATCTCTACGGTGTCCATTTTGTGGATGCCAAGCGCGGTTGGGCAGTCGGCACTGCGGGGACGGTTCTCTCTACCACCGACGGTGGTACGACTTGGCAATCGTCATCTATTTCCAAAGACGCGCTGACGCAGGTTAATTTCACAACACCAAATAACGGTTGGCTCGTCAGTATTGGACAAGTGCATTATACCGCGAGCGGCGGGGCTACATGGAATGTCCAACACCAAATACGGAGTCAAAGTAGACCGCCGGGTATTTTGGACATTCACTTCGTTAGCAAAACGGAAGGTTGGGCAGTTGGCGGAAAAGGAACCGTTCTTTGGACAGAAAACGGCGGCGGTCGTTGGGAAAACATACAAGACCTTTCAGATAAACACCTCTGGGGTGTCCATTTTGTCGATCCAGAGCGCGGGTGGATTGTTGGGGAAGAAGGCGAGGTGCTTCATACCCAAGATGGCGGAAAACGATGGGTGCGTCAGACAAGCCATGCCGAGCAGCCGCTATTTAGTGTTTATTTCACAGACGTATCGCGCGGATGGATTGTCGGTACAAATGGACTGATCCTCCACACTGCGAATGGCGGAAGAACATGGCTTCGGCAGAAAAGTCCAATCAACGAAAACCTACGAGATGTCGCATTTCACGATGCAACAAGCGGATGGGCAGTCGGCGAGAAAGGGCTAATCCTTCGGACAGAAGACAGTGGTAAGACATGGCACCGTTATCCTTCACCGGCACGGCATAACTTGCAGGATATTTATCTTCGTAAAAATACGGGTTGGATCGTTGGCGCGAAGGGAACCGTTCTACGCAGTTATTAG
- a CDS encoding DUF2752 domain-containing protein, translating into MFNRPFLSRLFLIGLGVVRLYTAGAEIVPEEVSLIPCLFHLVTDVPCPGCGMTRACLAITQGHFEDAWHYHPFSFLIIGLAIGMAFFPIRLKNVWTRCSPSTRNLITIGGIVLCLSVWIHRLWT; encoded by the coding sequence ATGTTTAACCGTCCTTTTCTTTCGCGTCTATTTCTTATTGGATTAGGTGTAGTTAGACTCTATACCGCAGGTGCTGAGATAGTACCTGAAGAGGTATCGCTGATTCCGTGTCTATTCCATTTAGTGACCGATGTTCCGTGCCCTGGGTGTGGGATGACGCGGGCGTGCCTTGCCATAACACAGGGACATTTCGAGGACGCGTGGCATTATCACCCATTTTCGTTTTTGATTATTGGATTGGCTATTGGGATGGCTTTTTTCCCGATACGGTTAAAGAATGTTTGGACGCGTTGTTCACCGAGCACGCGAAACTTAATTACCATTGGCGGAATTGTGCTTTGTCTCTCAGTTTGGATCCATAGATTGTGGACATAA
- a CDS encoding DUF4234 domain-containing protein: MLNQHPYPESEGRRSIVIGILLTLITCSIYGLYWQYKQMATLNAWLRRDEYSFWLWLLLSFITCGIYGIYYEYKMARGINQVQADNDMVFDSSLPIICVLLAIFGIGIASLAIQQHQINRLYEERSSNV; this comes from the coding sequence ATGCTTAACCAGCATCCGTACCCAGAGTCTGAAGGTCGGCGAAGTATTGTGATTGGGATTTTGCTGACCTTAATCACCTGCAGTATCTATGGACTTTACTGGCAATACAAACAGATGGCAACGCTTAACGCTTGGCTGCGGAGAGATGAGTACTCTTTTTGGCTGTGGCTGCTGCTTTCCTTTATCACTTGCGGGATTTATGGTATCTATTATGAGTACAAAATGGCACGCGGTATCAATCAGGTACAGGCTGACAATGATATGGTATTTGATTCGAGTCTGCCAATCATCTGTGTTTTGTTAGCAATTTTCGGTATTGGTATCGCATCGCTTGCTATTCAACAGCACCAAATTAACAGACTCTACGAAGAACGAAGTTCTAATGTTTAA
- a CDS encoding BMP family ABC transporter substrate-binding protein, with the protein MKNLSVLSKYLFLAFGLLLICGCDAIQDVILTEPSSETDATPLRVTMIYPSDCVGSAAYCDAFHVGLKTAEAELGIVLTEVSGNENDPVATEMLLRDASQNSELVLTAGYQMGDVLARVAPEFPDIKFAIFDVVLDIPNVASVNYKSNEGSFLVGAIAGLKSESNKIGYIGGADVPLLHEFEAGYVAGIHAVNPDAEVTVEYISKDAAGFYQPEKAKELALGQYANGVDVIYTAAGGAGQGVLEAAQEQQKFIIWVDSNGNHLAPGLVLTSMTKEIPTSVQRIVQETVEGNFTAGIRLFGIADGDVSYAVDEHNQPLLSDDIVDTVESLKAKIIAGDIVVPNAVSLPRE; encoded by the coding sequence ATGAAAAATTTAAGTGTTTTGAGCAAATACCTTTTTTTAGCGTTCGGACTACTTTTAATCTGTGGTTGCGACGCAATTCAGGACGTGATCCTTACCGAACCGTCAAGTGAAACAGATGCTACACCGCTTCGCGTAACGATGATATATCCCAGCGATTGCGTTGGTTCCGCGGCTTACTGTGATGCCTTCCATGTCGGTTTAAAGACTGCAGAGGCAGAACTTGGAATTGTGCTGACTGAAGTAAGCGGTAATGAAAACGATCCTGTAGCTACAGAGATGCTCCTAAGAGATGCATCACAAAATTCAGAACTTGTTTTGACAGCAGGTTATCAGATGGGAGACGTACTCGCTCGCGTGGCACCAGAATTTCCTGATATTAAATTTGCAATTTTCGACGTTGTACTTGATATTCCAAATGTGGCTTCTGTGAACTATAAATCTAACGAAGGCTCGTTTCTGGTCGGCGCAATTGCAGGTTTAAAATCGGAAAGTAACAAAATCGGCTATATCGGCGGCGCGGATGTTCCGTTGTTACACGAGTTTGAAGCAGGCTACGTGGCAGGAATTCACGCGGTCAATCCAGACGCTGAAGTCACTGTAGAATATATTAGCAAAGATGCGGCAGGTTTTTATCAACCTGAAAAGGCAAAAGAGCTCGCTTTAGGACAATATGCAAACGGGGTTGATGTGATTTACACCGCTGCCGGTGGAGCCGGTCAAGGTGTACTTGAAGCAGCGCAGGAACAACAAAAGTTCATCATTTGGGTTGACTCCAACGGTAACCATCTCGCACCGGGACTTGTCTTGACGAGTATGACAAAAGAGATTCCGACTTCTGTGCAGCGCATCGTCCAAGAAACCGTTGAAGGCAATTTTACGGCGGGTATCCGCTTATTCGGTATAGCAGATGGTGATGTCAGTTATGCCGTTGACGAACACAATCAACCGCTGCTTTCGGACGACATCGTAGATACTGTCGAATCGCTGAAAGCAAAAATCATTGCTGGCGATATTGTTGTTCCGAACGCCGTTTCGCTGCCCCGCGAATAG
- a CDS encoding NUDIX hydrolase, with amino-acid sequence MVHPKHIVAVSGLISHSDGRVLLIRGPRRGWEFPGGQVEEGENLIEALQREIQEEAGVTTSIGALVGIYSNIKFPTKLAFGFLVDYVCGDLSTSEESLETEWVARDSVLQRISHPAIYDRMKDMLNFSGRVVYRVYTHNPYQICEQRFL; translated from the coding sequence ATGGTTCATCCGAAACACATCGTTGCTGTCTCTGGATTGATAAGTCATTCTGACGGTAGAGTCTTGCTCATACGAGGTCCACGCCGTGGGTGGGAGTTTCCAGGTGGTCAAGTCGAAGAAGGCGAAAACCTTATCGAGGCATTACAACGTGAAATCCAAGAAGAAGCTGGTGTTACTACGTCAATTGGAGCACTGGTTGGTATCTACTCAAACATTAAGTTTCCTACTAAATTGGCATTTGGTTTCTTAGTGGACTACGTTTGTGGTGACTTAAGTACAAGTGAGGAGAGTTTAGAAACCGAGTGGGTTGCCCGTGATTCGGTTTTGCAACGTATATCACATCCGGCTATCTATGACCGAATGAAAGATATGCTCAATTTTTCGGGACGAGTCGTTTATCGGGTTTATACCCATAACCCGTATCAGATTTGTGAACAACGTTTTCTGTGA
- the ggt gene encoding gamma-glutamyltransferase: MAFPSHGITHRSTVTGTRGMATSAHPLASLAGARMLLAGGNAFDAAVAVASTLNVVEPYMSGIAGNGYMLLYSAKEKTHRVIDYLGTAPYAATLDVYPTLESQQIGVRAGMVPGGCGGWLAALDRYGSMSRADVFAPAIELAENGYAVTVKNAEFMAGAYHYFSERAAEVIASRGRTPHPGEVLVQKDLAQTFRTVAEGGAEAFYRGEIAKEIVRFSEETGGLITEKDLTDFEVLWQDPISVTYKDYEVYCPPPPCSGFQYLETLNILENDALGELGHNTPEYLHLLIEAIKLASADRAEHAPRPNPPIERLLSKDYARAQRERIGEEAAVSGGERWSKDKLPGEIIANDWTTECTTHFDTADAEGNIVAVTQSLGQPFGSGVILGSTGMFLNNFMNWFDRIPESPNAVGPHKRIEMCMSPCQVWKNGNPFAAIGTPGSHGILQTTLQMVLNLIEHGMNVQAAIEAPRVRLINPGTHVSVEGRIPVAVRAALEARGHDVEVLPDWTATVGGGHGIAFDTEEGSFMGGADPRRDGYAIGV; this comes from the coding sequence ATGGCTTTTCCGTCTCATGGTATAACACACCGATCCACTGTAACAGGTACACGCGGAATGGCGACGAGTGCGCATCCGCTTGCGAGTCTTGCGGGTGCACGCATGTTGCTTGCTGGCGGTAATGCGTTTGATGCAGCAGTCGCAGTAGCTTCGACACTCAACGTCGTTGAGCCGTATATGTCCGGTATTGCTGGCAATGGGTATATGCTGCTCTATAGTGCAAAAGAAAAAACACACCGCGTGATAGATTATCTGGGGACTGCGCCTTACGCAGCGACGCTGGATGTCTATCCGACGCTCGAAAGCCAGCAGATTGGGGTGCGTGCCGGTATGGTCCCCGGTGGATGCGGTGGTTGGTTGGCTGCGCTGGACCGGTATGGAAGTATGTCTCGCGCAGATGTTTTCGCGCCAGCGATTGAGTTGGCAGAAAATGGATACGCCGTCACCGTCAAAAATGCGGAGTTCATGGCGGGTGCGTACCACTATTTTTCGGAGAGAGCAGCAGAGGTTATCGCTTCAAGAGGTAGAACGCCACATCCCGGTGAGGTCTTGGTGCAGAAGGACCTTGCGCAGACGTTCCGAACGGTTGCCGAAGGCGGGGCAGAAGCGTTCTATCGCGGTGAGATTGCCAAAGAAATTGTCCGTTTTTCCGAAGAGACGGGTGGGTTAATAACCGAAAAGGATTTGACCGACTTTGAGGTGCTGTGGCAGGATCCGATCTCCGTTACTTACAAAGATTACGAAGTTTATTGTCCACCGCCGCCGTGTTCGGGCTTTCAGTATCTGGAGACGCTAAATATCTTGGAGAACGATGCCCTCGGTGAACTCGGACACAATACCCCGGAATACCTCCATCTGTTGATTGAAGCGATTAAACTGGCGAGTGCGGATAGAGCCGAGCACGCACCCCGTCCGAATCCGCCGATTGAACGGTTGTTGTCTAAGGACTATGCCCGCGCGCAACGCGAGCGCATCGGCGAAGAGGCTGCAGTCAGTGGCGGTGAACGCTGGTCAAAAGATAAACTGCCGGGTGAAATCATCGCTAACGACTGGACAACTGAATGTACAACCCACTTTGATACCGCTGATGCCGAAGGCAATATCGTTGCAGTAACGCAGAGCCTTGGGCAGCCATTCGGTTCAGGGGTCATCCTCGGTTCAACGGGAATGTTCCTCAACAATTTCATGAATTGGTTTGATAGAATCCCAGAGAGTCCGAATGCTGTTGGACCGCACAAGCGGATAGAGATGTGCATGTCGCCGTGCCAAGTCTGGAAAAACGGTAACCCGTTTGCTGCGATCGGGACACCGGGAAGCCACGGTATCCTTCAGACAACGCTCCAGATGGTGTTGAATCTCATTGAGCACGGGATGAATGTCCAAGCGGCGATTGAGGCACCGCGCGTTCGGTTGATTAATCCAGGAACGCATGTGAGTGTGGAGGGACGTATCCCCGTCGCTGTCCGTGCAGCGTTGGAGGCACGTGGACATGACGTAGAGGTGCTACCCGATTGGACGGCGACCGTCGGGGGTGGTCACGGTATCGCCTTTGATACCGAAGAAGGCAGTTTTATGGGCGGTGCTGATCCGCGTCGCGATGGCTATGCCATAGGTGTCTGA
- a CDS encoding glutaredoxin family protein, which produces MNFPIQLQFYTKPDCQLCDEAKIVLKSIETKISIAIEEIDITKNLGLFTKYKHLIPVLELDGQRLFVHRANYWKLIGQLRWHQFQRYFIGRRGL; this is translated from the coding sequence ATGAATTTCCCAATTCAACTCCAGTTCTACACGAAACCCGATTGCCAGCTCTGCGACGAGGCAAAAATTGTGCTGAAGAGCATTGAAACAAAAATATCTATTGCTATAGAAGAAATCGACATCACTAAAAATCTGGGGTTATTCACAAAATATAAGCATCTAATTCCTGTACTTGAGTTAGATGGGCAACGACTTTTTGTGCATCGTGCTAACTATTGGAAGTTAATAGGGCAGCTCCGGTGGCACCAGTTTCAAAGGTATTTCATCGGTAGGCGGGGTTTGTAA
- a CDS encoding Gfo/Idh/MocA family oxidoreductase, producing the protein MKLRLAQYGISHDHASGKARVMKESDDIEFAGVFEPSSEVRETLGQSPVYEGVHWFTSKEEILEDETIVGVAAQGRVSQNLTFAREILEHDKHVWFDKPAGDNLDAFREVLEIARDKNLLVQLGYMFRYNAGFQFILDWVHSGKLGEIFSVRGRISSGPSSDAHWQRWDSLGEHSGGIMFILACHLTDIIVALLGRPTRVTPFSRHDGHDVPWYRNNTAAVLEYPKALAILESTALEVDSGKSRRLEVYGTRGSAILEPLEPPALRLCLDEERGRYAKGWQTVPVEARPRYVESLRAFVADIRGKKSPDRSLEHEFAVQETVLRAAGLQ; encoded by the coding sequence GTGAAATTGAGACTTGCACAATACGGTATTTCCCACGACCACGCTTCAGGGAAAGCCCGCGTGATGAAGGAAAGTGACGACATTGAGTTCGCCGGTGTCTTTGAACCGTCCTCAGAAGTCCGAGAGACCCTTGGTCAAAGCCCTGTCTATGAAGGCGTTCACTGGTTTACGTCCAAAGAAGAGATACTCGAAGATGAAACGATTGTTGGGGTCGCAGCACAAGGACGTGTGTCCCAAAATCTCACCTTTGCACGGGAGATTCTTGAACACGACAAACACGTTTGGTTCGATAAACCTGCGGGTGATAATCTTGATGCATTTCGAGAGGTCTTAGAGATCGCTCGCGACAAAAATCTGCTCGTGCAACTCGGCTATATGTTCCGCTACAATGCAGGCTTTCAATTTATCCTTGATTGGGTGCACTCCGGCAAACTCGGCGAAATTTTTTCCGTTCGCGGGCGGATCTCATCAGGACCTTCAAGCGATGCGCACTGGCAACGTTGGGACTCACTCGGTGAACATTCCGGTGGTATTATGTTCATCCTCGCCTGTCATCTTACCGATATAATCGTGGCACTGTTAGGACGACCGACACGGGTGACACCCTTTTCGCGGCACGATGGACATGACGTGCCATGGTATCGGAATAATACAGCGGCTGTGCTTGAATATCCGAAAGCATTGGCGATTCTTGAATCAACGGCGTTGGAAGTGGATTCAGGTAAGTCGAGACGACTGGAAGTCTATGGGACACGCGGGAGCGCAATCCTGGAGCCGCTTGAACCGCCAGCGTTGCGATTGTGTCTTGATGAAGAACGGGGCAGGTATGCGAAAGGTTGGCAGACAGTGCCTGTGGAGGCACGACCGCGTTACGTCGAAAGCCTTCGGGCGTTTGTTGCTGACATTCGGGGTAAGAAATCCCCGGACCGTTCTCTTGAACACGAGTTCGCGGTTCAAGAAACAGTGCTGCGAGCAGCAGGACTACAATAA